One genomic window of Azospirillum thermophilum includes the following:
- a CDS encoding DegQ family serine endoprotease — MLVLSAVMTALALALPAAAQDAAQAPPGPSASPPASAAPAYRPPSFAEVARTQLDTVVNISTTQANPHGGPRMEGPDTPPGSPFEEFFREFRNRQRGGPPMPQPGPSMALGSGFIIDQAGYVVTNNHVVAEAAEIAVTLHDGTRLPAKMVGADEATDLALLKVESRKPLPAARWGDSERVQVGDWVVAIGNPFGLGGSVTAGILSARARDIQQGPYDEYLQTDASINRGNSGGPLYNTDGEIIGINTAIYSPTGGSVGIGFAVPSSLAKPVIDQLKEQGRVRRGWLGVQVQRVTPDIADSLGIDDPKGALVTSVSPDSPAGMAGVRQGDVVTAFDGKPVEQMRQLPRLVATTEIGRKVPMTVLRGGKAETVTVTVGELQPQTQQVAAAGSSGPPRSAAPTEANSVLGLTLAPLTPGLRETFSIGSDVDGVVVTNVGDDSTASDRGLDPGDVIVEAGQEPVRTPEDLNARIKQAKAEGRKTLLMLVSRDGDLRYIPLPIEDRKG, encoded by the coding sequence GTGCTCGTCCTGTCCGCGGTGATGACGGCTTTGGCTCTGGCTCTCCCCGCCGCGGCGCAGGATGCCGCGCAGGCTCCGCCCGGACCGTCCGCGTCGCCGCCGGCCTCCGCCGCGCCGGCCTATCGCCCGCCCTCCTTCGCAGAGGTGGCGCGCACCCAGCTCGACACGGTCGTCAACATCTCCACCACACAGGCCAACCCGCATGGCGGACCGCGGATGGAGGGGCCGGACACCCCGCCGGGATCGCCGTTCGAGGAGTTCTTCCGCGAGTTCCGCAACCGCCAGCGCGGTGGCCCGCCGATGCCGCAGCCCGGTCCGTCGATGGCGCTCGGCTCCGGTTTCATCATCGATCAGGCCGGCTATGTGGTGACCAACAACCATGTCGTCGCCGAAGCGGCGGAGATCGCCGTCACGCTCCATGACGGCACGCGGCTGCCCGCGAAGATGGTCGGGGCCGACGAGGCGACGGATCTGGCGCTCCTCAAGGTGGAGAGCCGGAAGCCGCTGCCGGCCGCCCGCTGGGGCGACAGCGAGCGGGTGCAGGTCGGCGACTGGGTGGTGGCGATCGGCAATCCCTTCGGCCTCGGCGGATCGGTGACCGCCGGCATCCTGTCGGCCCGCGCGCGCGACATCCAGCAGGGCCCCTACGACGAGTATCTGCAGACCGACGCCTCGATCAACCGCGGCAACTCCGGCGGTCCCCTTTACAACACGGACGGGGAGATCATCGGCATCAACACGGCGATCTACTCTCCCACCGGCGGGTCGGTCGGCATCGGATTCGCCGTGCCGTCGTCGCTCGCCAAGCCGGTGATCGACCAGTTGAAGGAGCAGGGGCGGGTGCGCCGGGGCTGGCTCGGCGTGCAGGTCCAGCGCGTCACCCCGGACATCGCCGACAGCCTGGGGATCGACGACCCCAAGGGCGCCCTGGTCACCAGCGTGTCGCCCGACAGTCCGGCCGGCATGGCCGGCGTCCGCCAGGGCGACGTGGTGACGGCCTTCGACGGCAAGCCGGTGGAGCAGATGCGCCAGCTTCCCCGGCTGGTCGCGACGACGGAGATCGGCCGCAAGGTGCCGATGACCGTCCTGCGCGGCGGCAAGGCGGAGACGGTGACGGTCACCGTGGGCGAGTTGCAGCCGCAGACCCAGCAGGTGGCGGCGGCCGGCTCCAGCGGCCCGCCGCGCTCCGCCGCCCCGACCGAGGCGAACTCGGTGCTCGGCCTGACGCTGGCGCCCCTGACGCCGGGCCTGCGCGAGACCTTCTCCATCGGCAGCGACGTCGATGGCGTGGTCGTGACCAACGTCGGCGACGACAGCACGGCCTCCGACCGTGGCCTCGACCCCGGCGACGTGATCGTCGAGGCCGGGCAGGAGCCGGTGCGCACGCCGGAGGATTTGAACGCGCGCATCAAACAGGCCAAGGCGGAAGGCCGCAAGACGCTGCTGATGCTGGTCAGCCGCGACGGCGACCTGCGCTACATCCCGCTGCCCATCGAGGACAGGAAGGGCTGA
- a CDS encoding ArnT family glycosyltransferase has protein sequence MPDHAVAAGAPDASAAASGSAPGGQVAAPRRLPLYAYLILAVLSVGLFLPGFFTLPPFDRDEARFAQSSSQMLDSGNYVDIRFQDEARYKKPVGIYWLQSAATALAGGPKEIWTYRIPSLIGATLAVLASAWTASRLFGGTVGFLAGLMMASCVVLGVEARMAKTDAVLLATVVIGQAALAHLYLTRREGRDGRGPALVFWIAAGLGILVKGPIVFLVSGTTALVLSLWEREVRWLKRLRPLAGLGIVAAIAAPWLIAIAIKSNGAFFAESVGHDMMGKVAGGQEGKGLPPGYYLGTFWVTFAPWSLLALLAVPWAWAKRRVEAVRFCIAWIVPSWLVFEAVPTKLLHYTLPVFPAVAALSAAAAVDWFAAAEPGRRRILFGVAAALGVLGFAALVLAVAVIPYLVDGRVDAVGLAMVPVVLALFALFLRSVARRRRIPAFAAGLAAAALLYAGTYGAVLPAIDGVWVSRQAARLVEAAHPCPDSIVASAGYSEPSLVFLLGTHTKLVHGGDAAGHLLAGGACALALVEQKEEAPFRAALGGREPVSLGGIAGFNYNTGKRLRLTLYRLS, from the coding sequence ATGCCCGACCATGCCGTCGCCGCAGGCGCGCCGGACGCCTCCGCAGCCGCCTCCGGATCCGCTCCGGGCGGGCAGGTCGCCGCGCCGCGCCGCCTGCCGCTCTATGCCTATCTGATTCTGGCCGTGCTCAGCGTCGGGCTGTTCCTGCCGGGCTTCTTCACCCTGCCGCCCTTCGACCGGGACGAGGCGCGTTTCGCCCAGTCCTCGTCGCAGATGCTGGACAGCGGCAACTACGTCGACATCCGGTTCCAGGACGAGGCGCGCTACAAGAAGCCGGTCGGGATCTACTGGCTGCAGAGCGCCGCCACCGCGCTGGCCGGCGGGCCGAAGGAGATCTGGACCTACCGCATCCCCTCGCTGATCGGCGCCACCCTGGCGGTGCTCGCCAGCGCCTGGACCGCGTCCCGCCTGTTCGGCGGAACGGTCGGGTTCCTCGCCGGATTGATGATGGCCTCCTGCGTCGTGCTCGGCGTCGAGGCGCGCATGGCCAAGACCGACGCGGTCCTGCTGGCGACGGTCGTGATCGGGCAGGCCGCGCTGGCGCACCTCTACCTGACCCGCCGGGAAGGGCGCGACGGCCGGGGGCCGGCGCTGGTCTTCTGGATCGCCGCCGGTCTGGGCATCCTGGTCAAGGGACCCATCGTCTTCCTGGTGTCCGGCACCACGGCGCTGGTGCTCTCGCTGTGGGAGAGGGAGGTGCGCTGGCTGAAGCGGCTGCGCCCGCTGGCCGGTCTCGGCATCGTCGCCGCCATCGCCGCCCCCTGGCTGATCGCCATTGCCATCAAGTCGAACGGTGCCTTCTTCGCCGAATCCGTGGGCCACGACATGATGGGCAAGGTGGCCGGCGGGCAGGAGGGCAAGGGACTGCCGCCGGGCTATTACCTCGGCACCTTCTGGGTCACCTTCGCCCCCTGGTCGCTGCTCGCCCTGCTGGCTGTGCCCTGGGCCTGGGCGAAGCGGAGGGTGGAGGCCGTCCGCTTCTGCATCGCCTGGATCGTGCCGAGCTGGCTGGTCTTCGAGGCGGTGCCGACCAAGCTGCTGCACTACACGCTTCCGGTCTTCCCGGCCGTCGCCGCACTGAGCGCCGCCGCCGCCGTCGACTGGTTCGCCGCGGCGGAGCCCGGACGGCGCCGCATCCTGTTCGGTGTCGCTGCCGCGCTCGGCGTCCTGGGCTTCGCGGCGCTGGTGCTGGCGGTCGCCGTCATTCCCTATCTGGTGGATGGCCGGGTCGATGCGGTCGGGCTGGCGATGGTGCCGGTGGTGCTGGCTCTGTTCGCGCTGTTCCTGCGATCGGTCGCCCGCCGCCGCCGGATCCCGGCCTTCGCCGCCGGCCTCGCCGCCGCGGCGCTGCTCTATGCCGGCACCTATGGCGCCGTCCTGCCGGCCATCGACGGTGTCTGGGTCAGCCGGCAGGCCGCCCGCCTCGTGGAGGCCGCCCATCCCTGCCCGGACAGCATCGTCGCGTCCGCCGGCTATTCGGAGCCGAGCCTCGTCTTCCTGCTCGGCACGCACACGAAGCTGGTTCATGGCGGCGACGCGGCCGGCCATCTGCTGGCGGGCGGTGCCTGCGCCCTGGCGCTGGTCGAGCAGAAGGAGGAGGCGCCGTTCCGCGCCGCGCTCGGCGGGCGGGAGCCGGTGTCGCTCGGCGGGATTGCCGGCTTCAACTACAACACCGGCAAGCGGCTGCGGCTGACGCTCTACCGGCTGTCCTGA
- a CDS encoding ROK family protein, whose protein sequence is MIRIGIDLGGTKTEGIALDDRGNQTARRRVPTPRDDYDATVRTITELVAALERDAGGGTALGRASVAVGMPGIISPATGLVKNANSTWLIGRPFDRDVATALGRPVRVENDANCLAVSEAADGAGAGCGVVFAAILGTGCGAGIVAHGRVLAGRNAVGGEWGHNPLPWPTDAERPGPACYCGKHGCLETFVSGPAVAADHLRATGQSLDAARIAAMAAEGDPACQATFDRLVDRLGRGLAAVVNLLDPDVIVLGGGLSNIDALYDRLPEAIARRVFSDTIDTPVRRARHGDSSGVRGAAWLWRPDEVSGG, encoded by the coding sequence ATGATTCGCATCGGCATCGACCTTGGCGGAACCAAGACGGAGGGCATCGCCCTCGATGATCGCGGCAACCAGACGGCCCGCCGCCGGGTTCCCACGCCGCGCGACGATTACGACGCGACGGTCCGCACCATCACGGAGCTGGTCGCCGCTCTCGAGCGGGACGCCGGCGGCGGGACGGCTCTCGGCCGGGCGAGCGTCGCGGTCGGCATGCCGGGCATCATCTCGCCGGCGACCGGACTGGTGAAGAACGCCAACTCCACCTGGCTGATCGGCCGGCCCTTCGACCGCGACGTCGCCACAGCACTCGGACGGCCGGTGCGGGTGGAGAACGACGCCAACTGCCTCGCCGTGTCGGAGGCGGCGGACGGGGCCGGAGCCGGCTGCGGCGTGGTCTTCGCCGCCATCCTCGGCACGGGCTGCGGTGCCGGGATCGTCGCCCATGGGCGCGTGCTGGCAGGGCGGAACGCGGTCGGCGGCGAATGGGGCCACAATCCCCTGCCCTGGCCGACCGATGCCGAGCGGCCGGGGCCGGCCTGCTATTGCGGCAAGCACGGCTGCCTGGAGACCTTCGTCTCCGGCCCGGCGGTCGCGGCCGACCATCTGCGCGCCACCGGACAGTCGCTCGACGCCGCGCGGATCGCAGCGATGGCGGCAGAGGGCGATCCGGCCTGCCAGGCCACCTTCGACCGTCTGGTGGACCGTCTCGGCCGCGGGCTGGCCGCCGTGGTGAACCTGCTCGACCCGGACGTGATCGTGCTGGGCGGCGGGCTCTCGAACATCGATGCGCTCTATGACCGGCTGCCGGAGGCGATCGCCCGCCGGGTGTTCTCCGATACGATCGACACGCCGGTCCGCCGCGCCAGGCACGGCGATTCCAGCGGCGTGCGCGGCGCCGCATGGCTGTGGCGGCCCGACGAGGTCAGCGGAGGCTGA
- a CDS encoding glycosyltransferase family 2 protein, with translation MSILEEGRPAVRLSVVVPVFNEADNVLPLLEEIERALRPVGSFEIIFVDDESSDDTQARLAPAVAAGRLRVLRHRQRSGQSAAVRTGVKAARGDWVVTLDGDGQNDPADIPNLYALVAKGEPGSPVLVGGLRRKRQDNLSKRWASKIANAVRQSFLQDGCTDSGCGLKLFRRDAFLDLPYFSAMHRFLPALFRAHGHPVAYVPVNHRPRERGVSKYNNWQRGLVGVVDLLGVYWLKRRTRLSSAADESRS, from the coding sequence GTGAGCATTCTTGAAGAAGGCCGGCCGGCGGTTCGGCTGTCGGTCGTGGTGCCGGTTTTCAACGAGGCCGACAATGTGCTGCCGCTGCTCGAGGAGATCGAGCGCGCGCTGAGGCCGGTCGGCTCCTTCGAGATCATCTTCGTGGACGACGAGTCCTCGGACGATACGCAGGCGCGGCTCGCTCCCGCGGTCGCCGCCGGGCGGCTGCGGGTGCTGCGCCACCGTCAGCGGTCGGGCCAGAGCGCGGCGGTGCGCACCGGCGTCAAGGCGGCGCGCGGCGACTGGGTGGTGACGCTGGACGGCGACGGCCAGAACGACCCGGCCGACATTCCAAACCTCTATGCCCTGGTGGCCAAGGGTGAACCGGGCTCGCCGGTGCTGGTCGGCGGGCTGCGCCGCAAGCGGCAGGACAACCTGTCGAAGCGCTGGGCCTCGAAGATCGCCAATGCGGTGCGGCAGTCCTTCCTGCAGGACGGCTGCACCGACAGCGGCTGCGGCCTGAAGCTGTTCCGCCGCGACGCCTTCCTCGACCTTCCCTATTTCTCGGCCATGCACCGTTTCCTGCCGGCGCTGTTCCGTGCGCATGGGCATCCGGTGGCCTATGTGCCGGTGAACCACCGCCCGCGCGAGCGCGGTGTCTCCAAGTACAACAACTGGCAGCGGGGTCTGGTCGGGGTGGTCGATCTGCTCGGCGTCTACTGGCTGAAGCGGCGGACCCGTCTGTCGTCCGCCGCCGACGAAAGCCGCTCCTGA